A segment of the Triticum urartu cultivar G1812 chromosome 1, Tu2.1, whole genome shotgun sequence genome:
CAGAGAAATTTCAAATGATTTTTTCAAGAGTTGAGGACTATATTTGTCAGGATGGGAAATCTTTTGAGATCTATATAAATATAGCAAACTCTGACAACGCAGCAAGCACACCACCTATGCCCAGAAGAAACTCTACCTACATTTGCCAGGCTAATCACCGCCCAGTCCCATGCCACCGAGCATTTTGCTCATGTCCTTGCCGCCCATCTGCTTCATCAGGGCCTGCAGGCCGCCCATGCCGCCCATCTGCTTCAGCACTTGCGGCGGGAGCGCCTTGGTCATCTGCTGGATGTTCAGGTTCTGGGACAGATCGCTCATCTTTCCATTCTTCGGCATCTTTAGCCCCTTCATCTTGCTCCACATCTTGGCTAGCCGCTTGTACTCTTCCAGCATGTCCATCACGTCTCTGATTTGCCTGCCAGACCCCCGAGCGATCCGGATGATTCGCGACTCAGTCATCAGCTTTGGGTTTGTACTGTCGAGCTCTGAAAAGTAGATCAGGGTTGGGATAAGTTTCCGAACGTCGCTCTTGTGTTGTACAAAGGAAAGCCTTGATCTAATCTAGCTCACCTGCTGCTGTCATGGAATCCATAATCGTCATGTACCGCTTAATCTTCGCTTGGCCTTCTTTCTCATGTCCTTTTGGCATCAACTCTGAACTAAATCCAGGCAACATGGAGAAGACCTGCAAGATAAACAAGACGACGCAGGCTTAAACAAATGATATCAGAATTATAGTTGTGGGGTCTTGCTTGTCTTGTTGGATGACTTCGTGTGAAAATCAAATACTCGATATAATGTATCATACGAAGGTTAATCAGATGTTAACATGataaatactactccctccgttcactgTTATAACATGTCCTAACTTTTCTTCTGATTCGGATGTATATAGACGcattttagtgtgtttgttcactcatttcagttCGTATGTAGTCCATAGTGAAATATCCAAAACATATTATATTTGTGAACAAAGGGAGTAAAAGATAGTTAACCTGGCCAATAGGACCCATTTTCAGAAGATTCTGGAATTGCTCATACAAAAGTCTGAGAGTGAAGGTTCCTTCAGCCAGCTTTGCCAGAAGCTCAGGCTGTTGATCAGCAGGCATAACATCCTGGATCTTGTCCATTAAGCCAGACAAGTCTCCCATACCTGACAAATACATCATTAGGTAAACTAGAAAGAAGAAACACCAAGCTACACACAATATTAAATGTAGTTGCTAACCTAGCAGACGGCTGACAAATGGTTTCACATCAAAAATCTCAAATTCATCAATGTGTTCTCCAGTTCCAATAAATATCACTGGACTTTTTGTAGCTGCAACCCTGGGGAAAAAAGAGGCAAGGATGTAAAAAAAAAAGTTCCTCTGATTCTTCACCTGTTTACTCTAACAAACGGTATCCTCGCCTACTTGTAATAAACACAAGAAAAAAAGAAGCTAAAACAGGATTTGAGAATACAGCTGAGCAGATAAATAACAATCTTAACTGCTTCACAGATACACTAAACATATGTGCAACCATTCAGATTGAAGTGATCCTAAACCAAGTAGCATTTTCTTGTTGAACTAAAATAACATGGATGATATGTAACCTGGTAAAATGAAATTCAACTCTAGAAGGACATATTAACCAGAGGGGGAAAATCCCACAAGAAGAATTATAATGAAGAAATTTTACCAAAGAACAAACTAAGCTAACTTAGATTCTTTGTAAATAATATCGCTCATAAGCAACACGATACAGGAAATAGCACCAGGAAgaacaagaaaaataaaaagtaaTACTAACGCGCTAAGTGCACCGCCTCCTTTTGCATGACCATCCAATTTCGTTACGATGACAGCACCAACAGAAGCACTTTGTTTAAATGCTTGTGCCTGATCAAACGCAGCCTGACCAATACTGCCATCCATCACAAATATCACCAGGTCTGGTTTCTGCAATGAACCATGAAAAGGTGGGTGAAAATCTCGACATTACAGGAAAAATAAGGGTGCAAGACTATGACAGTGTAAATACCGTTGCTTCTGCAACTTGACGCATTTCTTCGAAGAGTGCAGCCTCTTGCTTATGGCGTCCACTTGTGTCAATAATGATGAGATCAGAATTTTCTTTCCTGAACCTTTCCAGACCCTCAACAGCAATTTTCACAGGATCTGACTCCATGTAGCTGCAAAGAAGGCAATTTTATTTAGTGCAAAATTTGGAGAGAAGCTTTTAACCCACAGGTAAATCTATCAATGTAGAGAACCTTCCGTAAAAAGGTATCTTTGCCTTGGTTGCATTCTGCTTCAACTGATCAAAAGCACCAGCTCGGAATGTATCGGCACAAACCAGAGACGGTTTAAATCCCTTGCGCTGATGATAATATGCGTATTTGGTACATGTGGTAGTTTTTCCAGAACCTACAGACATATATAGTTATTCAGTGAACGTTACATCGCAACTATATAAAAGAGAAGGAAAACGATAATGAACACAGCACTGGATGTTTTGACTCTGTCAAAACTAGGACAGGAAAATGGAGATATCTCACAAGTACGAACAACTAGGAAAATGAAGCAGGAAATGGTGATGATTCTCAAGGCTTTAGATATAGCACCTACAGCTACCCCCTGAAATGCCTGGGTCATTATAAGTTATCCACAGAACAATTTATCTACCTTGCCATACTGCTCAAGACAGAATTGAGAAGACCATTGAGTATAATACTGATTCCTATTCCTATAGTTGCTTGTCATCACAATTCACGAATGAAGCACATGGATAGAGCAAAAGATTACATCAACAAACTAAACAAGGTCTGCTTCTATTGGTGACAGGTAATTGATGACCCTAACCGTAATTCTCCTCCCAATAATGGCCTAAATTTACATCAATTTATTCAACAAGGTTTGGAGCTTTCGATTTTGCTCGCCTATCAAGATAACCAGGAAAAACATGAAACAAACAGTTCCTATGAGACCATCTCTGGTGGTTAAACAACGCACTCATTCTAGGTGGTCTAGTAATGCTACACGCAGACTGGTAGATATATACAGCTATAATAAGCAATCACATGTAGCGAGTGGAATTCAGGTAATAGGCGTAGAACAAAAAACAGAGCAGGTAAGCGAGGTTAGTCAGTGAGACTGACCCTGCAACCCGACGAACATGACGACGCTGGGCTTGCCCTTCTTGGGGGTGAAGGCCGGCTTCCCGGGATCGAGCATGTTGCAGAGCTCCGTGAAGACGGCCTGCAGCACGAAAAATGAAAAACAAGGGCATCAGCATCCTCCCGCCCAGTCCCCCCTGGATCGATCGAACTAGCGCAGGAAATGAATGGAGGGCCGGAGCGGGGGGCGGGACCTGCTGTATGATGCGTCGCTTGTTGGTGCCGGCGGCGAGGGTCTCGAGGTTGACGATCTTCCTGATGTTGGTCTGCATGTCGCGGACCATCTTGAACTGGACGTCGGACTGCAGCAGCGCGCGGGAGATCTCGTTGAGGCACTCCCCGAGCACCTTCTCGTCGATCACCGTGGCGTTGCTCATCTGCGCGAGCGCGCGGGAGATGCTCCCGCCCAGCTGCGCGAGCACCATCTTGGCTGGGCCCCCCGGGGGTCGGACCTCGTCGGCGGGGTGGGGTTCCGGCGGCGGTcaggggcggcgcgcggcgcgATCTGGAGGCTGGGGTGGGGAAGGGGACGGGAGAACGGAGCCGGcggggggagagggggaggatttgggtgggggggggggggattgggGAACGCGGCGTGGTGGGTCGGGTCGGTAGCGGCTCGGCTGGCTCGTGTGTCGTGTCGTGTCGTACGGGGGGAGAAGGTTCGTGTGGTGTGTGGCGTGTGAGTCGAGCCGACGAGCGTTTGCTCCgtgaaagctgaaaactgactcgTATTTCACGGATCTCATCGCAACGGCTTTCATCGCGATGATCATCGAGCATCCCTCTCAATTTCGATTGTATCAATcaaattcaattttttttgcaGGTATCAGGCTTGGGTAGGGCCGGTCTTGGGGTTTTGGAGACGGCTGGCCTATGACTTGTATATCTCCTTTTGCAagcagcagagggcctttcgtaTCTTTTAAAATTCAGAATTAGTCATCTAGCCTTGTGGGTATACAAGTGGCCTCATCGGCTTCACCGATGAATCACTTGTTTGTTTGCAGATGACAGTCTGCTGTTTTTTAAAGCAATTAACGAGGGGGCGGAAGAGGGTTTCTCCTTCTGAAAACTTATGCTCATGCTTCTGGTCAAAGAATAAATAAGGAAAAATCTTCAATCTTCTTCAGCAAGAGGTGCTCTAAGGAGGTAAGAGGTGTGATCAAACATATTTTGAGTGTACCTAATGAGCAGCTGAATGAAAAATGTCTAGGGATGCCTTTGGGTGTGGGAATGTCAAGAAATGGAGCTTTTTAAATACCTTAAGGACAGGTTGTGGAATAAAATTCAGGGTTGGATGGAGAAACTTTTCTCTGCAACGGGCAAGGAAGTCTTGGTGAAATAAGTTGGTCAAGCTATCCCGGTTTATTCAATGTCATGTTTTAAATTACCAAGGGGCTTGTGCCAGCAATTAATTTCTATGATGAAAGCCTTTTGGTGGGGTATCAAGCAAGGTCAGCGCAAGCCATATTGGCTGTCTTGGGATATTATGTGTATGCCTAAATATATGGGAGGCATTGGTTTTTTGAAATTTCTCGTCCAGGCTTGGATAATATTAGAGAATCTGGAATCATTGAGTGTAAGACCACTGAAAGTGGTATACTCCCCCAACACTGATTTTCTTACCGCTGAACTTGATACCACCCATCCTAGATTTGGCGATCGATTGTGCAGATCCGTGACACTTTGAGAACAAGCCTTAACAGATGCATTGGCACATGTAACAATACTCATATATGGGATACGAATTGGATCCCTAGGCGAGAAAACACGAGGCCTA
Coding sequences within it:
- the LOC125542199 gene encoding signal recognition particle 54 kDa protein 2 is translated as MVLAQLGGSISRALAQMSNATVIDEKVLGECLNEISRALLQSDVQFKMVRDMQTNIRKIVNLETLAAGTNKRRIIQQAVFTELCNMLDPGKPAFTPKKGKPSVVMFVGLQGSGKTTTCTKYAYYHQRKGFKPSLVCADTFRAGAFDQLKQNATKAKIPFYGSYMESDPVKIAVEGLERFRKENSDLIIIDTSGRHKQEAALFEEMRQVAEATKPDLVIFVMDGSIGQAAFDQAQAFKQSASVGAVIVTKLDGHAKGGGALSAVAATKSPVIFIGTGEHIDEFEIFDVKPFVSRLLGMGDLSGLMDKIQDVMPADQQPELLAKLAEGTFTLRLLYEQFQNLLKMGPIGQVFSMLPGFSSELMPKGHEKEGQAKIKRYMTIMDSMTAAELDSTNPKLMTESRIIRIARGSGRQIRDVMDMLEEYKRLAKMWSKMKGLKMPKNGKMSDLSQNLNIQQMTKALPPQVLKQMGGMGGLQALMKQMGGKDMSKMLGGMGLGGD